One window of the Balaenoptera ricei isolate mBalRic1 chromosome X, mBalRic1.hap2, whole genome shotgun sequence genome contains the following:
- the DYNLT3 gene encoding dynein light chain Tctex-type 3 → MEEYHRPCDEVSFSADEAHNIVKECIDGVLGGEDYNHNNINQWTASIVEQSLAHLVKLGKAYKYIVTCAVVQRSAYGFHTASSCFWDTTSDGTCTVRWENRTMNCIVNVFAIAIVL, encoded by the exons ATGGAGGAGTACCATCGCCCCTGCGACGAG GTCAGCTTCAGTGCTGATGAAGCCCACAATATCGTTAAAGAG TGTATAGATGGGGTCTTGGGAGGTGAAGATTATAATCATAACAACATCAACCAATGGACCGCAAGCATAGTGGAGCAATCCTTAGCACATCTGGTTAAGTTGGGAAAAGCTTATAAGTATATTG TGACCTGTGCGGTGGTCCAGAGGAGTGCATATGGCTTTCACACAGCCAGCTCATGTTTTTGGGACACCACATCTGATG GAACCTGTACTGTAAGATGGGAAAACCGAACCATGAACTGTATTGTCAATGTCTTTGCCATTGCTATTGTCCTGTAA